The genome window AAAATAACGAATGAGAAAATGAACTAACCGCGCGATCAGCTGAAGCCCTCGCTCGACTCCTGCTCCATGGCCTGCAGTTCCTGTTTTTCCATAGCCTCCTGCGCCATTTGCTGCAAGGTGCGACTGAGTATGTTGCGCAGTATGTGCGGCTTGCAGTGCTCCTCCAGCCAGGGGATAATGCCGGTGGTCAGCTGCTTAAAGTTCTCCATGGGTATGTGCTGAAATGTCTCGAACATTTCCTCCATGATGGCCTGGAACTACGGAGGAGGGGAAGGGATTCTAGAGATTATAATAGAGCTAATAGCTCCATACTTACCACTTGAAACTTGGCCTCATCGGTGAGGCGTGCCTCCTCTGGTCCTGGATTCGCCTGCTGATGCTGCAGCATGTTTTCGTAGCCGTTCTTAATGATCCGCAACGCTGTTACCTCCTTCTGTAGCGCCGATCCCTCGTCCTCCTGCTTGAGCTTCTGCTGGTTAAGGTAGCCAATGTACTCGATGGACTTCTGCAGGATCAGGGCCTTGCTGAGCTTGTAGCCGGAGGAGTCGTTGGGCTGGCAGCGCGGCACCAGCTCCTGCAGGCTGTCGTAGCCCTTCTTGATGGCATCGCGCCGCTTCTGCTCCGCCTGGGTGTGCGCCTCCCTTCTCCGCTCCTTGTAACTCAGCGTGGAATTGGCGGCAGTGGAATGGCGCGCATCGCCGCtatcgtcgtcgtcgtctgcGATACAGAACCGAAACATGAGACGCGGACACAGTACAATGTAATAAAATGCTGCTGATAGCGAGTAATTCAATGCCACTGCTTTATCAGCTGCCCCCGCCCCCGCACTCTTCGCCAGCGTGACCGATCTTGACCAGCGTTCGCCCACCTGAATTGTGCGCCGAGGAGTTCGGAGTGTGCGTGCTGCCCGCACTGCTGCACCGCGAGTAGTGCTTGCTGCTGTGGTCCTGGTCGTGCTCCATGCCGAAAACGTCTTCCTTGGTGGCCAACGCGTTGTTATTATCGCTCATCGTCAACTGCGACGTTTTGGAAttcccaaaacaaaaacaccaGCAGCGGTGTGACCGTCGCGAGGTAGCGCGAAAAGCCTTCGTTATATGATGGTCACATTTAACATTGTGCGATAgttttaaagaatttttaaaaaagttctttttataaaaaatatttttcctaATTTAAGGTACCTTAACTATGATATTCAACCAACTATGCTCGTTTTCATCAAGTAAAGTGTTCATTCCTAATAACATAGTactcaaatttaattaatttttgtagcgGAGTGTAAGTTGTGGTACGTTCAATCAACGAACGATAGTTGTATCGATATTTCGGCCACCTCTACCGGTCCGGATGATGACTTTCGCGTT of Drosophila mauritiana strain mau12 chromosome 3R, ASM438214v1, whole genome shotgun sequence contains these proteins:
- the LOC117144906 gene encoding max-like protein X → MSDNNNALATKEDVFGMEHDQDHSSKHYSRCSSAGSTHTPNSSAHNSDDDDDSGDARHSTAANSTLSYKERRREAHTQAEQKRRDAIKKGYDSLQELVPRCQPNDSSGYKLSKALILQKSIEYIGYLNQQKLKQEDEGSALQKEVTALRIIKNGYENMLQHQQANPGPEEARLTDEAKFQVFQAIMEEMFETFQHIPMENFKQLTTGIIPWLEEHCKPHILRNILSRTLQQMAQEAMEKQELQAMEQESSEGFS